In Magnetococcus sp. PR-3, one DNA window encodes the following:
- a CDS encoding response regulator transcription factor: protein MEALKPSVLIVEDNADLLEDLMDFLDARGFSVEGAKSGQEMYRALEHKKPDLVVMDILLPDDNGIALTRRLREEGDMGILMLTCMNDSQQMVDSLQSGADAYLLKDSELSVVEANLRSIMRRLPKWASSESDEGEASGEVDGNTWQYDTITWTLSAPTGLSVKLNGREHRFLLTLCKTPGQTVERPICLEALGKKDTVTNRRSMDVFVRRLKAKIEPTVNLSFPLDTVYGVGYAFTAPIQVD from the coding sequence ATGGAAGCTTTAAAACCCAGCGTATTAATTGTAGAAGACAATGCAGATCTTCTGGAAGACCTTATGGATTTTCTGGATGCTCGAGGCTTTTCTGTAGAAGGTGCTAAGAGCGGTCAGGAGATGTATCGTGCCCTTGAGCATAAGAAGCCTGATCTGGTTGTTATGGATATTCTGCTACCAGATGATAACGGCATCGCCCTGACGCGGCGTCTACGGGAAGAGGGTGACATGGGTATACTCATGTTAACCTGTATGAATGACTCTCAACAGATGGTGGATTCTCTTCAATCAGGTGCGGATGCCTATCTCCTTAAGGACTCCGAACTCTCTGTTGTAGAAGCTAACCTGCGTAGTATTATGCGGCGTTTGCCCAAATGGGCCAGTAGTGAATCCGATGAGGGGGAAGCATCTGGTGAAGTCGATGGTAATACTTGGCAATATGATACCATCACTTGGACCCTCTCTGCCCCTACTGGGCTTTCCGTTAAGCTCAATGGTCGTGAACACAGATTTCTGCTTACTCTGTGCAAAACCCCTGGCCAAACCGTGGAGCGCCCCATTTGCCTAGAGGCATTAGGTAAAAAAGATACGGTGACTAACCGGCGTAGCATGGATGTGTTTGTCCGGCGATTGAAAGCCAAAATTGAACCGACAGTCAATTTGTCTTTTCCATTGGATACCGTTTACGGTGTGGGATATGCCTTTACAGCCCCCATACAGGTTGACTAA
- a CDS encoding sensor histidine kinase, with amino-acid sequence MAMPITIQDSTPHITINTQPSNGPEDTAFLLDLKNRLPPLPNRYLNQPIYTNGVLQIPIQIIHQGDIQPRWLLTIFAKRPKQLSLFRFDHKKGWQPVKSIKRITPKDGATFTHIFEAPLDFSDHKKTNPPTLRIYELQVHSRWTTPIHAELTPLLSTRSHENEHALFYGLFLGLSFTLILLILLVGGIMRAPTFRLHALFLLTLFLSYSGSHHLHNPLNQSLPPQALESIIQIGSLLNFLTALWLWDHLLGLKHIASKWHLAYRSLVYLSALLLPAWLMVLQTTHTLWVDLLQILSIVLFFGTLFLAWRIKTIAPFDRLILLSSLPLYVGMSIHHTLIWGGIVFSHDIALSFALGWIIHLSLIFLIMALQLKQINDEKLTAQHQTLLLAKRSEAQMENVIRQRTQDLANTIEDLKQAKDQALQAMLQERSLQREQNQFITMLSKEFHAPLKRVQQKAEQIHHSTRMDTKSHERLFRIQENTARLGRLIDRFISSNPMKQGVLTLDQSPVQLGQLIHNTLARMDVDLYENRLVEHLPDQEMELLVDREMMEVALRNVLLNALRYSPKSKKVTLSVLFNQAQNHVMIEVQDQGKGMHPHELKQLGEMFYRTNTTQHLSGSGLGLFIVRRIVEAHGGSLIITSQPNLGTQVRFQLPIHAESLPKIWNQHQEGNI; translated from the coding sequence ATGGCCATGCCTATAACCATTCAGGACAGCACGCCCCACATCACCATCAATACCCAACCAAGCAATGGTCCTGAGGATACAGCGTTTCTGCTGGATCTAAAAAATCGCTTACCGCCCCTGCCTAACCGTTATTTAAACCAGCCGATCTATACCAATGGGGTTTTACAAATCCCCATTCAGATTATTCATCAAGGTGATATCCAACCTCGTTGGCTTTTAACCATTTTTGCAAAACGCCCTAAGCAGCTCTCTCTCTTTAGATTTGATCATAAAAAAGGGTGGCAACCGGTTAAGTCTATTAAACGTATCACACCAAAAGATGGTGCAACCTTTACCCATATTTTTGAAGCCCCTTTAGATTTTTCAGACCATAAAAAAACGAATCCACCGACATTAAGAATTTATGAGTTACAGGTCCATAGCCGCTGGACAACCCCTATTCATGCTGAGCTGACCCCTCTACTCTCAACACGTAGTCATGAAAATGAACATGCACTGTTCTATGGGCTGTTTTTAGGGCTTAGCTTTACACTTATTTTACTTATTTTACTGGTTGGGGGCATCATGCGTGCCCCGACATTTCGTTTACATGCCCTCTTCTTGCTCACACTTTTTTTAAGCTATAGCGGTTCACACCACTTACATAATCCATTAAATCAATCACTTCCACCCCAAGCCTTAGAGAGCATAATCCAGATTGGTAGTTTGCTAAACTTCCTGACAGCACTGTGGCTATGGGACCATTTGTTGGGACTCAAACACATTGCATCAAAATGGCATTTAGCTTATCGATCACTTGTGTATCTTTCGGCACTGCTGCTACCTGCATGGCTTATGGTTTTACAGACAACCCATACCCTATGGGTTGATCTGCTACAGATCTTAAGCATTGTTCTATTCTTTGGAACTCTCTTTTTAGCATGGCGTATTAAAACCATTGCACCATTTGATCGTTTAATTTTGCTTTCTAGTCTACCGCTCTATGTGGGGATGAGCATTCACCACACCTTGATATGGGGTGGTATTGTTTTTTCACATGATATTGCGCTAAGTTTTGCTCTGGGCTGGATCATACACCTGAGTTTGATCTTTTTGATCATGGCCTTGCAATTAAAGCAGATAAATGATGAAAAACTCACAGCCCAACATCAAACATTACTCTTAGCCAAGCGCTCTGAAGCCCAAATGGAGAATGTTATTAGGCAACGTACGCAAGATTTGGCGAATACCATTGAAGATCTAAAACAAGCCAAAGATCAGGCCTTACAAGCCATGTTGCAAGAACGCTCGTTACAGCGTGAACAGAACCAATTTATCACCATGCTCTCAAAAGAGTTCCACGCCCCATTAAAGCGGGTGCAACAAAAAGCAGAGCAGATCCATCACAGCACCCGCATGGATACAAAAAGTCATGAACGTCTTTTCCGTATTCAGGAGAATACAGCCCGCTTAGGCCGCCTAATTGATCGTTTTATCTCATCTAACCCCATGAAACAGGGCGTTCTCACCCTAGATCAGTCCCCTGTTCAGTTGGGACAGCTTATTCATAATACTTTGGCGCGAATGGATGTTGATCTCTATGAGAACCGACTTGTTGAGCACCTTCCAGATCAGGAAATGGAGTTACTGGTAGACCGCGAGATGATGGAGGTTGCCCTGCGTAATGTACTGCTTAATGCACTACGCTATTCCCCAAAATCAAAAAAGGTCACCCTCTCTGTTCTTTTTAATCAGGCACAAAACCATGTCATGATTGAAGTGCAAGATCAGGGAAAAGGGATGCATCCTCATGAGCTCAAACAGCTTGGTGAAATGTTCTATCGTACGAATACAACCCAACATCTTTCAGGCAGTGGTTTAGGTTTATTTATCGTCCGTCGTATTGTTGAAGCCCATGGTGGCTCTTTAATTATTACCAGTCAGCCTAACCTAGGTACACAAGTGCGTTTCCAGCTTCCTATCCACGCTGAATCTCTCCCCAAGATCTGGAATCAACACCAAGAAGGCAATATTTAA